From the Xylella fastidiosa genome, the window GTGTTCGAAGTGGTGCCAGCGGTCCCCAGAGGTGGCGACTGCAAGTCCATCCAGTTGTAGGATGCACGGTGGCAGTGGATTGCCATATTGGTGTGTGAGATCCATTTCTACCAGGACACTCCAAGGGGTGCCGTCAGGTTTATGTCCATAGCCATATAACTCGCCTCCAATGTCTACTAACGCATGTTCCACGCCTTTGGCATGTAGTGTGGCGGCGACGGCGTCCACGCTATATCCCTTGGCGATTGCTGATAGGTCAAGTTCGGTTCCACCAGGTTGCAGCCAATGTCCGTCAGTGGTGCGCTCCAGGTGTTGCCAGCCTACGCGTGTTGTTGCCAGAGTGATTGCTTCAGGTGTTGGTATTTGTTTGTGATTGCCGCTGTAGGCACCGAAGCCCCATAGCCTCACCAACGGTCCAACGGTTGGATCAAATGCGCCGTTGCTGGTCATTGCGATGTCCAGGGCGGTACGTAGTACTAAGTCGAAATCGTTTGGTAGGGGATGCCATGAGCGGACTGGTGCGCGGTTGAAACGACTAATGTGACTGTTCGGCTCCCATGTGCTCATTTCCGCGACAATCTGGTCGAGTCGTGCTTGGATTGCATTGTGTAGTGGGTGTAGGTCGAGTCGTCGTGGTGCAGCCAGTTTCACGCTCCAGGTGGTGCCCATGGTGTAGCCACCCAGGGTGGCAAGGTTGAGGTTGGGTGTGTTCATGCGGGTGTGACAAGCAGGTGATGAGACGGTTGTTATAGAAGCGATGGGGCTGTCATAGCGAAGGGGTCACTGTGGTAGCACTTCTAGGGTGGCCATGTATTTAAGCCTACGCTGCTTTGCGGGTGACAGGCTGACCTTGGTGTCTTCGGTGGTGATGTCCAGTAAATACATCCCGGCTTCGGGCCAAATGACAGAGAAATGTCCTTGGGTATCGGTGGTCACTTTGATTTCATCCTGTGAGTTACGGTACCGAGTTGCGCCGCGGATGATGTGTACTTCCAGTCCAGTGGCTTCTTTTCCGTCAATGCGTAGTGAAAATTGTGCTGTTTCGCCAGCGAACAGGTCATTTGGATGGGTGATGGGGACTAATTCCAGACCGTGGTTGCTGGGTTCGAGTGCGGTCCGGTTCGGATTCCCATTGGTGACAAAGGTTTCTATCCTGGTAAGGGATTGTGTGACGTTAAGGTCTGGGGTGTTTTGGGGTACTTCTACGGCGAAGCGTGTGGCATCTCCACGCCAGCGTTTGAGTTGGCCATTCTCGGTCCAGGTGACAGATAGCCCATCGTTCACGACACTGAGTCGGTAGGTGCCCTGTTGACTCAGTGTGACATCGAATACGCTACGGTACTTGCTGCTGGTTGGGTTCTGTGGTCGCTCATGGCTACCGTTTGGTGCGGTGATGATCAGGGTGTCCAGGGATAGCGGCGCGTGGTTGAAATAGAACAGATCGTTTGATATTGCTGCGTCAACGGTGATCCACGGTGATTGGCCGGCAATGACTGTCTGTGAGGGGAGCAGCCAGGCTTTGTGTGCTTGTGCAGTGAAGGGAAGAGCCGCCAGTATGGTGCTCAATAGGAGGAAACGTTTCATATCAGTTCCTTGTTAAGGAGAGGCTCAATGAGGTTTGGGTTTCGAGGTGGCAGCCAAGGTGACGGTGCCGAGTTCACTCTTACCCAGTGCTTGACCCGTCTGTATGGTTGTGACTGGCCAGGTAAATGGAATCTTTAGTAGTTCACGCCCGCCGACTTCACGTGTGGCTTCGACAACCAGGGTGTACTTTCCTGGTGGTAGGTGTTTGAGTTGTTTTTGCTCGTCTAAGGACAGGGTGTACCGCCCAGCGGGCCGAGTGGGTCCGGTGACACCGTCTATAGGCAGTTCTACGGTACGGCCGCTCTTGCGCCACCACTGGCGCAGTTCTGGTAACCATTTGGTGCCGTGTGTTTTGTCGCCGTTACGTTGTTGGTACCAGATGGCCAAGTTATGTGCGACTTTCTGATCGGCGTCTTCAATCCAGATTGCAACGTAGGGGCGGTGATATTCGGCAACGCTGAGTGTGGGTATTTCGATGGTGATGTTCAGTGTGGTGGCGTAGGTCGGCATGGACAGCAGACCGCTGAGTGCAATCGTCAGGGTAATGCGCATGGAATGTTTCCGTGGAAGTTCAAGTTCAGTGAATCATGAGGACCGCGATCAGTAGCGGCAGGATCAAACCAAAGCCGACGAGCGGCCACGTCATGCGCCGTTGGCGGGCGTGTAGGTGGAGCAGGCATAGGCCGGTTAGGCAGAACACCAGGCAGGCGAGTGCCAGCAGGTCAATGAACCAGGCCCAAGCTGGACCTGTGTTACGGCCTTTGTGGAGGTCATTGAAGTAGGCGATCCAGCCACGGTCGGTATGTTCGTACTCCAGTACGCCATTGGTGCGATTCAGGCTGAGCCAGGTATCGGTGCCGGGGCCGGTGAGCGATAGATAGATCTCATCGGGCGACCATTCTGCGTTGCGTCCGGCCAGTGCTTGGCCAGTGTATGTGCTGAGCCACGCGGCGACTGCAGGGGGGAGAGGCGCATTGCCGTTTTCGGGTGTGGTGAGTGCCGCGTGCAGTGTCGGTGGCAGTGTTGTGGTGCGATGTATTACGTTTGGTGTGGTCTCAATGTGTGTGGCGTGGTTCAGGGTCAATCCTGTGATTGCGAAAAGGAGGATGCCGACCAGGCAGGTTGCCGAGCTGATCCAGTGCCATTGGTGCAATGTGCGCAGCCAGAGGTTGCGGCGTTGTCGACGCTTGGTTGCGTCGGCGGTGGTGGAGGAGGGTGTGGTTGGCATTAGATGTGTTCAGGTTTCCGACCATTCCCGCAGCAGGTTGTGATAGACGTTGGTGAGTCGCAGGATCGTGTTGTGGTCGGTGTTGGAGGCAGTCAGTGATTGTATCGCTGTGTCCAGCTCAAGTAATTGATGGCGGTGTGTGGCTTGACGCACCAGGCTTTGCACCCAAAAAAAAGAGGCGATGCGCATGCCGCGGGTGACCGGTGCGACCCGGTGTAAGCTGGTGGATGGGTAAATGATAAGGTCGCCGGCTGGTAATTTGACTTCATGCTCGCCGTAGGTATCAGCGATGATCAGTTCACCGCCCTCGTATTCGTCCGGGTCGTTGAGAAATAAGGTGCAGGAGATGTCGCTGCGTAGGCTGGCTGGAGTATGGTCGGGGGCGACCGGAAGGGACATCACTGCGCCGTCAACGTGAAATCCGTATTGGTGGTTTTCTTGGTAGCGGTTGAAACGTGGTGGCAGTGTGCGTAGCGGTAATGTTGCAGCAAAGTACAGTGGGCTGCGTGCCAGTGCATCAAGGATCTCTTGCCCGAGTTCTTGGCGCAATGGTGATGTTTCCGGTAGCTGTAGATTATGTTTAACCTGAGCCCCTTGGGGACCGACGGTCTCGCGTCCGTCGGTCCAATTGGCTGCTGCTAAGCGTTCCTGCATTGAGGTGGCATGTGTGCGACTGAGGATGGTTGGGATGTGTAAAAGCA encodes:
- a CDS encoding FAD:protein FMN transferase, whose translation is MNTPNLNLATLGGYTMGTTWSVKLAAPRRLDLHPLHNAIQARLDQIVAEMSTWEPNSHISRFNRAPVRSWHPLPNDFDLVLRTALDIAMTSNGAFDPTVGPLVRLWGFGAYSGNHKQIPTPEAITLATTRVGWQHLERTTDGHWLQPGGTELDLSAIAKGYSVDAVAATLHAKGVEHALVDIGGELYGYGHKPDGTPWSVLVEMDLTHQYGNPLPPCILQLDGLAVATSGDRWHHFEHEGQRYTHTIDPHQGTPIPDAPALVTMIASSAMHADAWATALNTLGREAGLALANTLGLAVRYLEHNNDAFTAYYSPAFTRLLHKPATA
- a CDS encoding DUF4198 domain-containing protein: MKRFLLLSTILAALPFTAQAHKAWLLPSQTVIAGQSPWITVDAAISNDLFYFNHAPLSLDTLIITAPNGSHERPQNPTSSKYRSVFDVTLSQQGTYRLSVVNDGLSVTWTENGQLKRWRGDATRFAVEVPQNTPDLNVTQSLTRIETFVTNGNPNRTALEPSNHGLELVPITHPNDLFAGETAQFSLRIDGKEATGLEVHIIRGATRYRNSQDEIKVTTDTQGHFSVIWPEAGMYLLDITTEDTKVSLSPAKQRRLKYMATLEVLPQ
- a CDS encoding DUF2271 domain-containing protein, which codes for MRITLTIALSGLLSMPTYATTLNITIEIPTLSVAEYHRPYVAIWIEDADQKVAHNLAIWYQQRNGDKTHGTKWLPELRQWWRKSGRTVELPIDGVTGPTRPAGRYTLSLDEQKQLKHLPPGKYTLVVEATREVGGRELLKIPFTWPVTTIQTGQALGKSELGTVTLAATSKPKPH
- a CDS encoding PepSY-associated TM helix domain-containing protein: MPTTPSSTTADATKRRQRRNLWLRTLHQWHWISSATCLVGILLFAITGLTLNHATHIETTPNVIHRTTTLPPTLHAALTTPENGNAPLPPAVAAWLSTYTGQALAGRNAEWSPDEIYLSLTGPGTDTWLSLNRTNGVLEYEHTDRGWIAYFNDLHKGRNTGPAWAWFIDLLALACLVFCLTGLCLLHLHARQRRMTWPLVGFGLILPLLIAVLMIH
- a CDS encoding Fe2+-dependent dioxygenase; translated protein: MLLHIPTILSRTHATSMQERLAAANWTDGRETVGPQGAQVKHNLQLPETSPLRQELGQEILDALARSPLYFAATLPLRTLPPRFNRYQENHQYGFHVDGAVMSLPVAPDHTPASLRSDISCTLFLNDPDEYEGGELIIADTYGEHEVKLPAGDLIIYPSTSLHRVAPVTRGMRIASFFWVQSLVRQATHRHQLLELDTAIQSLTASNTDHNTILRLTNVYHNLLREWSET